A window of Nonomuraea angiospora genomic DNA:
CAGCCGGTCGGCGCGCCGCCGCCGCTCACGCAGGTCGGACGGCGCGGCGCGGAACACCTCCCGCATGGTCCGGTTGAACTGCCGCAGGCTCCCGAACCCCGAGGCGAAGGCCACGTCGAGCACCGTCAGGTCGGAGTCGTCCAGGAGCCGCCGGGCGAAGTGCGCCCGCCGCGAACGTGCGAGCTGGTCGGGCGTCGCGCCCAGGTGCTTGAGGAACAGCCGGCGCAGGTGCCGCGGCGACAGGCCGATGCGCGCCGCCAGCGCCGCCTCGGTGCCGCCGTCCAGCACGCCGTCGATGATCAGCTGCCACGCCCGGCACACCAGCTCGGGCGCGCCGGCCTCGATCGAGGCCGCCACCCGGTACGGCCGGCAGCGCAGGCACGCCCGGAACCCCGCGGCCTCGGCGGCGGCCGGGTGCTCGTACGTGCGCGTGTTGCGGAGCAACGGCTTGGCTCCGCAACCGGGCCGGCAGTAGATGCCGGTGGTGACGACGGCGGAGTAGGTGGTCATGTCCTAGATGTACGTCAGGCGCGGGTGGCCTGGAGGCGGCTGGAGAAGTTGACGCTGATCCGGACCCCGGCCGGAGCCGCCTGCTTGGGCACGCAGTGCCGCCAGTCGCGCTGGCAGCGCCCGCCCATCACCACCAGATCCCCGCCGGCCGGCGTCAGCGCGACGCTGCGCCCGCCGGTCCTCGGCTTGAGCAGGAACCGCCGGGTCGCCCCGAGGCTGAGCACCGGGACCACGCACTCGTCGCGCCTGCACGTCTGCCGGTCGCCGTGCCACCCGGTGCTGTCGCGGTGGTCGCGGTAGAGGTTCACCCAGAGCCCGTCGTACGGGACCCCGTAATGCTCCGACAGCGCGGCGGTGATCGCGAGGAGCAGGGGCTCGGGCACCTGGGCCAGGTCGGTGTACTCGGCGGTGAGCCGCGGCTCGACGTACTTCCTGTCGAACATCCACCGGTCGCGCTGCTCCCAGCCGGCCTTCGCCAGCAAAGAGTCGAGCAGTCGCCGGCTGCCGCGCAGCCAGCCGGGGACGTGCTCGACCCACGAGGTGGCGTCGAGCCGGACGCGGCGCGCGGCGGCGAACGCGGGGTCGAACCCCGGCTCCTCCACGGCCGGGTCCGTCTCCAGGAAGAGCGGCGGTTGCAAGGTGGACCTCCCGATGTCGCGTACCCGCACCATGGTGCGCGCGAGCCTGGAGGCGGGTCCGGCCACATCCGGACAACCCGGGGCCGGCCTTTAGCTGCCGAACCCCGTGCGCCAGGTGGCGTGCCGCGGCCGCCACCCGAGCGAGCGGGCGAGGCCGTTGTCGGCGCCGCGCTGCCAGCCGGCCCGTCCGTCGGTGGGAGCGGGGGCGGGAGCCCCGACGGCGGCGGCCAGGGCGGGCAGCCACTCGCGGGCGGGGGCGGGCTCGTCGTCCACGATGTTGACGGTCCCGCTCGGCCAGCGCAGCGCGGCGACGGTGGCCTCGGCCGCGTCCTCGACGTGCACGAACGAGCTGACCGCGGCGTCGGCGGCCAGGCCGCTGAGGAAGACCGAGGCCGGGTCGTCGGTGGGGCCGCCGTTGCGCAGCACGTCGGCCACGAGGCCGCCGGGCCGGTACCACGTGCCGGGTCCGTAGAAGAGGCCGTAGCGCAGCACGACGTGCTCGTCCAGCTCCGCGACGGCCTCTTCGAGCGCCTGGACGCCGCCGACCACGCCCGAGCGCGGCGCGGGCGCGGTCACGTCCAGCGGCGTGTCCTCCGTGGCCGGGGCGTCGCCCGCCTCGTACGCCCAGGCGATGGACTGGGCGACGACGCGGCGCACGCCGGCCCGCTTGGCGGCGTCGACCAGGTTGCGGGTGCCGATCCTGCGGATGCGGCCGTTGTCGGCGGAGGTGCCGCCGTTCAGCGCGGTCAGCTGGTGGACGATCGCGTCGGGCGCGGCCTCGGCCACCGCGCGGGCGACCGCCTCGGCGTCGAAGGCGTCCAGCCGTACGGCGCCGGCGCCCTGGGCGCGCAGCCGGTCGAGGCCGGAGTCGGTACGGGAGGTGCCCGTGACCTGGTGACCGGCCTCGACCAGCAGGGGGACGAGACAACAGCCGATGGCGCCTGCGGCACCGGCGACGAAGACGTGCATGCGGGAGTTTCCTTGCGTTGGGCGGCGTGGGCGGTCGGGCGGATCGACGCTCGCACGGCCAGGCTAGGAGGCAACTGTCTCAGTATTATGGTCCAGTCATCGGCCGGAAAATTGGACCATTCGCATGACCGACGCGCTCGGGCCCGAGCTCCTGCTGGAGCTGCCCGGCTGGGGTTCTCGTGGCAGGGCGCTGGAGGAGGCGCTGCGGTCCGCGATCCGCGGCGGGCGGCTCGTGGCCGGCACGCGCCTGCCGTCGAGCCGCGATCTCGCCTCCCAGCTGGGGCTGTCGCGGGGGACGGTGACGCAGGCGTACGAGCAGCTGGTGGCCGAGGGCTGGCTGACGGCGCGGCAGGGCTCGGGCACCCGCGTGGCGGCGGGCACCGCGGAGGCCCCGGCGCGTTCCGGGAGGTCGGCAGGCTCGGCGGAGAGCGCCGCGTCGGCGCGCTACGACCTGCGGTCCGGGCGGCCGGACGGATCGGCGCACGCCCGCTCGCCGCGTCATGACCTGCGGCCCGGGCGGCCGGACGGATCGGCGCACGCCCGCTCGCCGCATCATGACCTGCGGCCCGGGCGGCCGGACGCGTACGCGTTCCCCCGCGAGGCGTGGGCCCGGGCGATGCGGCACGTGCTGCGGGAGGCGCCGACCGAGGTGTTCGGGTTCGGGGACCCGCGGGGGCGCATCGAGCTGCGCACGGCGCTGGCGTCGTATCTCGGCCGGACCCGCGGCGTCCGGGTCGACCCCGCGAACCTGATCGTCTGCTCCGGCTACACGCAGGCCCTCGGCCTGCTGGCGGAGGTCTTCACCGAGCTGGGCGTGCGTACCGCGGGCATGGAGGACCCGGCCATCGGCGACCACGTCCGCCTCCTGGCCGGCCGGCTGCGCGTCGCCGCCGTCCCCGTGGACGCCTCGGGCCTGCGCGTGGACGCGCTGCGCGACTCGGGCGCCGAGGTGGCCGTCTGCACGCCGGCCCACCAGTTCCCGCTGGGCGTGAGCATGGCGCCGGAGCGCCGCTCCGAGCTGCTGGAATGGGCCGACGACAGCCTCGGGTGGATCGTCGAGGACGACTACGACGGCGAGTTTCGCTATGACCGCCATCCGATCGCCGCGCTCCAGTCCCGCCGCCCGTCGAGGATCGTGTACGCGGGCTCGACCAGCAAGACCATCGGCCCCGCCGTCCGGCTGGGTTGGATCGCCTGCCCGCCCCTGCTGCTGGAGCCGCTCACGGAGGCCAAGCGGCGGGCGCGCGAGACCCGGCCCCTGGAGCAACTGGCCCTCGCGCGCATGATCGAGCTGGGCGACTACGACCGCCACCTGCGCACGATGCGCCGCGGTTACCAGCGGCGCCGGGACACGCTGGTCGCGGCCGTGCGGTCGGGGCTGCCGGACGTCCGCGTACGCGGCATCGACGCCGGCCTGCACGCCCTGCTCGAACTGCCCGCCGCGCCGTCGGAGCGGGCCATCGTGGAGGCGGCGCGGGCGGCCTCGGTCGACGTGCACCCGCTGGGCGAGTACGTGCGCGGCGAGCGCGACCGGCACCCGCCGTCGCTGGTCGTCGGGTACGCCACGCCGCCCGCCCACTCCTACCCGGCCGCGCTCGACGCGCTGATCAGCGGCCTACGCCGGCTCTGACCGGAACCCCGCGCTCGCCTGATTCGTTCTCTCATCAGCACGGGCCCCCGGGGGAAAGGCGGACATGGGCACGAGCAGAACGAGTGAGCGGCGGCTGAGAAGGCGCGCCCGGCGGCAGGCGGGCAAGTTCGTGTCGGTGCCTCCGGAGAAGCGCCGGCGCCTGACCCAACGGCAGCGGCGGCGGATGGCGCGGCAGGCCAGGGCGGACGCCGCGCAGCGCCGCTCGGTGTGGCGGGAGTGGGGACCGGTCACGGCGATCACGCTGGTCGTCTTCGAGCTGATCTACTTCTTCCTGGTCGCCGACATGGTCGGGGGGACGAGCATCACCGGTGTGATCGTGACGGGCGCCATCGGCTGCGTCACGGTCTGCTCCAGATTCGTGCAGGAATATGCGGGGTCGAACAGCGCCGATTCAAGGGCCGTTCCGTTTCTCGTCGTGGGCGTGGTCTCGGTGGCCGTGACGCTGGCCGCCATGGGCGCCGAGACGCTGTCGAAGACGATCTGATCGCGTCTCGTACGAACGTGTTTTCGAGTAAACTGCCGGCATGCCCAACCCGCTGGCCCTCAGCCTGGAGAGCGCGCGACGCCTGGCCGTGACGTGCCAGCACCTGGCCGGGCCGCGCCCCGGCGGCGGCCTCGACGGGCTGCGGCAGGTGCTGCGCACGCTGCGGTGCCTGCAGCTCGACCCGATCGACGCGGTGGCCCGCAGCCACTTCCTGGTGCTCTGGAGCAGGCTCGGCGACTACGACCGCGCCGGCCTCGACACGCTGCTGTGGCAGGAGCGCTGGCTGTTCGAATACTGGGCGCACGCCGCGTCGATCGTGCTGGCGGAGGACTATCCGATCCACCACGTCATGATGCGCGGCCACGCGAAGGGCGAGTCCCCCTACGCGCAGCGGGTCCGCGGCTGGATGGAGGCCAACGACGGGCTGCGGCAGCACGTCCTCGACCGCTTACGCACGGCCGGGCCGCTGCCGCCGGGAGCGTTCGAGGACCTCGCGAGCGTGCCCTGGCAGTCGAGCGGGTGGACCAACGGCCGCAGCGTCGAGCGGATGCTCGACTTCCTGTGGTTCCAGGGCAGCATCATGGTCGCCGGCCGGGCGGGCCGCACGCGCCACTGGGACCTGGCCGAGCGCTGGCTGCCCGCATGGGCCGGCGCCCCGCCGCTGCCCCGGCGGGAGGCGGTGTCGCTGGCGGCCGAGCATGCCCTGCGCGCCCTCGGCGTGGCCCGCGTGGCCGACATCGAGCGCCACTTCATCCGCGACCGCTATCCCGAGCTCCCCGAGATCCTGGAGGAGCTCCAGCGCTCCGGCCGCGTGGTGCCCGCCGAGGTCGAGGGCGGCACCGAGCGCTGGCACGTGCACCGTGACGTCCTCGGGCTGCTGGAGCGCGAGTGGCAGCCGCGCACCACGCTGCTGTCGCCGTTCGACAACCTCATCTGCGATCGGGCGCGCACCGAGCGGCTGTGGGGCTTCGAGTTCCGTACGGAGATGTACGTGCCCAAGCACAAGCGGCGCTACGGCTACTACATCATGCCGATCCTGCACGGCGAGCGGCTCGTCGGCCGGCTCGTGCCCCGCTTCGACCGGCGCAAGCAGGTGCTGGAGATCGAGGGCCTGTTCCCGGAGCCCGGCTTCCCGGGCGACGAGGTCTCCGTCCGGGCCGTCGGGCAGGCGGTGAGCGGGCTGGCCGCGTTCGCGGGGGCGCGGGAGGTCGCCTACGCGGCCACCGTACCGGCGCCCTGGCGGGCCGTCTCGGGCTGAGCTCTTCCCCGTTCGATTCCCTCGATCGAGGGCAAGTAGGGCATGCTAATGATCCGTCAGCATCCGCCCTCACCTCACCATGAAAGCCGTAGTCATCCACCCCGTCACCGCCCGCAGCACCCGGCGATGGATCCCGACTGGACGTCTGACCAGCGACGACGTCTCCCAGCCCATCGCCCGCGCGACGGTGTCGTGTCGCCCCGAAACTCCGCTCAGCGCGACGATCAGCCCTTTACCCTGCTGTGATCACATATAGCAATCACATGACTACTTATCGTTGATCGGCGGTTGCGAGACTCATCGAAAAGCTTGAGGGAGGTCCCCCATGCCGTACCTGACACAGCTGGCCGACGTCGCCCGCCGCACAGGGTTCCCCGTGACCGAGGTGGCCGGGTGGCAGACCCGCGGCCACGGGCCGCAGCCCCAGGTGCAGGGCATCGTGTGCCACCACACCGCAGGCCCCGCCGGCGGCGGCGACTACCCGTCGCTCGCGGTGGTCCGCGACGGCCGCCCCGGCCTCGGCGGGCCGCTGTCCCAGTTCGGGCTCGGCAGATCGGGCCACATCTACGTCATCGCCGCCGGACGCTGCTGGCACAACGCCCCCTCGACGTCGACGATGCACACCAACTCCGCCTCCCTCGGCATCGAGGCCGAGAACGACGGCACCCAGCCCTGGCCCGACGTCCAGAAGGACGCCTACATCCGGCTGTGCGCGGAGCTGTGCCGCGAGTTCGGGCTGCCGGCCTCGCGCGTGAAGGCGCACCGGGAGGTCAACGCCTCCAAGCCGGACCCCCACTCCATCGACATGAACGAGTTCAGGGCGGCCGTCGCCGCCCTCATCCAAGGCGCACCCGCGCCTGAGCCATCCTGGACGGAGGAGATCGTGAACCAACTGCCCATGATCCGGCCGGGCGACGACAACTTTGACGTCAAG
This region includes:
- a CDS encoding alpha-ketoglutarate-dependent dioxygenase AlkB, with the translated sequence MAGPASRLARTMVRVRDIGRSTLQPPLFLETDPAVEEPGFDPAFAAARRVRLDATSWVEHVPGWLRGSRRLLDSLLAKAGWEQRDRWMFDRKYVEPRLTAEYTDLAQVPEPLLLAITAALSEHYGVPYDGLWVNLYRDHRDSTGWHGDRQTCRRDECVVPVLSLGATRRFLLKPRTGGRSVALTPAGGDLVVMGGRCQRDWRHCVPKQAAPAGVRISVNFSSRLQATRA
- a CDS encoding NAD-dependent epimerase/dehydratase family protein, which encodes MHVFVAGAAGAIGCCLVPLLVEAGHQVTGTSRTDSGLDRLRAQGAGAVRLDAFDAEAVARAVAEAAPDAIVHQLTALNGGTSADNGRIRRIGTRNLVDAAKRAGVRRVVAQSIAWAYEAGDAPATEDTPLDVTAPAPRSGVVGGVQALEEAVAELDEHVVLRYGLFYGPGTWYRPGGLVADVLRNGGPTDDPASVFLSGLAADAAVSSFVHVEDAAEATVAALRWPSGTVNIVDDEPAPAREWLPALAAAVGAPAPAPTDGRAGWQRGADNGLARSLGWRPRHATWRTGFGS
- a CDS encoding MocR-like pyridoxine biosynthesis transcription factor PdxR, with the translated sequence MTDALGPELLLELPGWGSRGRALEEALRSAIRGGRLVAGTRLPSSRDLASQLGLSRGTVTQAYEQLVAEGWLTARQGSGTRVAAGTAEAPARSGRSAGSAESAASARYDLRSGRPDGSAHARSPRHDLRPGRPDGSAHARSPHHDLRPGRPDAYAFPREAWARAMRHVLREAPTEVFGFGDPRGRIELRTALASYLGRTRGVRVDPANLIVCSGYTQALGLLAEVFTELGVRTAGMEDPAIGDHVRLLAGRLRVAAVPVDASGLRVDALRDSGAEVAVCTPAHQFPLGVSMAPERRSELLEWADDSLGWIVEDDYDGEFRYDRHPIAALQSRRPSRIVYAGSTSKTIGPAVRLGWIACPPLLLEPLTEAKRRARETRPLEQLALARMIELGDYDRHLRTMRRGYQRRRDTLVAAVRSGLPDVRVRGIDAGLHALLELPAAPSERAIVEAARAASVDVHPLGEYVRGERDRHPPSLVVGYATPPAHSYPAALDALISGLRRL
- a CDS encoding winged helix-turn-helix domain-containing protein; the protein is MPNPLALSLESARRLAVTCQHLAGPRPGGGLDGLRQVLRTLRCLQLDPIDAVARSHFLVLWSRLGDYDRAGLDTLLWQERWLFEYWAHAASIVLAEDYPIHHVMMRGHAKGESPYAQRVRGWMEANDGLRQHVLDRLRTAGPLPPGAFEDLASVPWQSSGWTNGRSVERMLDFLWFQGSIMVAGRAGRTRHWDLAERWLPAWAGAPPLPRREAVSLAAEHALRALGVARVADIERHFIRDRYPELPEILEELQRSGRVVPAEVEGGTERWHVHRDVLGLLEREWQPRTTLLSPFDNLICDRARTERLWGFEFRTEMYVPKHKRRYGYYIMPILHGERLVGRLVPRFDRRKQVLEIEGLFPEPGFPGDEVSVRAVGQAVSGLAAFAGAREVAYAATVPAPWRAVSG
- a CDS encoding peptidoglycan recognition protein family protein; its protein translation is MPYLTQLADVARRTGFPVTEVAGWQTRGHGPQPQVQGIVCHHTAGPAGGGDYPSLAVVRDGRPGLGGPLSQFGLGRSGHIYVIAAGRCWHNAPSTSTMHTNSASLGIEAENDGTQPWPDVQKDAYIRLCAELCREFGLPASRVKAHREVNASKPDPHSIDMNEFRAAVAALIQGAPAPEPSWTEEIVNQLPMIRPGDDNFDVKTVRGCLFARGRVPVSAYAQVGLEDWLKSTRCDPGLVELVRGFQQAEGIGADGVVGPKTWPSLLRV